The window GTGAATTAACGTTCTTTAGGATACATTTTCCACTTGGAATAGCTTTCTTTTTGTcatgaaaaacattttactgtatttatggtcAAATATGTTCCCTTTTACAAGGAAATGTAGTCTGTTTTGTCTACTTTGTAGAAGAACTCAAAATCTGTCCTTCTctaatgatgtcatttcctgttttcaGGCATGGTGCAGAAGTTGGACCAGAAGCTTCCGGTTGCAAACGAGTACCTGCTGTTGTCCGGCGGGGTCCGGGAAGGTGTGATTGACATGGATCTGGATGAGTTGACGGTGTACGCGCGGGGAACTGATTACGACATGGACTTCACGTTACTGGTTCCCGCGCTCAAACTCCACGACAGAAACCAGCCGGTCACGCTAGACATGCGTCAGTCGGCGCTCTGCCACTCCTGGCTCAGCCTGCGTCTGTTTGACGAGGGAACCATCAACAAGTGGAAGGACTGTTGCACGGTTGTAGACCATGTTAACGGTGCCACCAATTACTTTTTTTCGCCCACGCTGGTGGCCGACTGGTTCTACGAGTCCATTAGTATGGTCCTAGCGGAGATTCAGAAGAAGCCTCAGCGCGGCGTCCCACGGGTCGAGAAGGTCGAGCGCAACGCAACCATAATCTCCATCATTTTGGGCGTCGGAGGCAGTCGGATGCTGTACGATGTGGTTCCTGTAGTCTCGTTTAAAGGATGGCCAGCGGTGGCCCAAAGCTGGCTAATGGAAAACCATTTTTGGGACGGGAAAATCACGGAGGAGGAAGTGATTAGCGGGTTTTATTTGCTGCCTGCGTGCTCTTCTACAGGCCAGAAGGAAAACGAATGGCGCTTGTCGTTTGCGCGCAGCGAGGTGCAGCTGAAGAAGTGCATCTCTGCGAGTCTCATGCAGGCGTACCAGGCTTGTAAAGCTCTTATTATTAAGCTTCTGTCTCGACCCAAAGCCATCAGTCCGTATCATCTGCGCTCGCTCATGCTTTGGGCCTGCGACCGCCTGCCGCATACATACTTGGCGCAGGAAGATTACGCCGCGCACTTTTTGCTCGGGTTGATCGATGACTTGCAGCACTGCTTGGTGAATAAAACCTGTCCGAATTACTTTATCCCGCAATGCAACATGCTAGAGCACCTCAGCGACGACACGGCCATGTTGCATGCGCGTAAGTTGTCGTCTGTGCGCTCCGACCCAGCAGAACACTTGCGCAGCGCGATCGAACACGCAAAAGCCGCGTCACGACTCACACTTGAGCTCCATTGGCGCGGAGGAAGCTCAAACCTGTCATCTCCTCTGTCCGACACCGGAGCTGATCAGCAACCGGACGACCGGCTCGCGAAGAAACTCCAGCAGCTGGTCACGGAGAATCCTGGGAAGTCTATCTCAGTCTTCATCAATCCAGACGATGTCACGCGACCTCACTTTCGTATCGATGACAAATTCTTTTGAAGCCGCGTCTATTGATCTGACTGGGAACAAACTAACTTTCGcatcaattatacatttttctgaagcCACACCCCTGATCTGATTGGGTGCTGACTGCAGATGCTGTCACATGACCTCACTTTTGCATCAATGTTAAAGTCTAAAACCACGCCCATTGATCTGATTGGGAGCAGACGACTTCAGTATAGCTTTAATTATAAATTCTTCTCAAGCCACACCCTCTGATCTAATTGGGTGCTAACTGCAGACAACCTCACTGTAGCATTAATCATCAATTCTTCTTAAGCCACACTCCTTAGTCTTTTGCATTGATGACACATTTTTCAGAAGCCACGCCCCTTGGATCTGATTGGGCGTTGGCTGTAGATGACCTGACATTTGCAATGTTGACGTTATTCTGAAGCCATGCCCTCTGATCTGATTGGGAGGTTATTACCTCACTGTAGTATCAAGGATAAATTCCTCACAAGTCACACCTCCTAATCCGATTTGGCGCTGATTTCAGATGACCTGACATTTGCGTTGATGACATACTTCATAACACTGTTTTgttatttctttctgtttttaatgAGTCCCAGAAGCAGGAAGTTGTGTTTTGCACAGAGCCGGAGATGTTAAACGCTTCAGGCTCTGAACATGATGTTAAAAATGGACATGATCCTATTTCACTGCTGCCAGTTTGAAGTCGTGTTCTCGTATCTGTTCCTCCCCATTATGGACGCCCTGCTTTTACGGgaaggatagagagagagagcggaagATTTATGGAAGGATGTGGGTGAGGACGGTTTGTGCATGGCTCACATGGAAAACAGGAAACCCATAACTCCACTCAGAAGTGCAATTAGACATATTGTGTTTATAGCTTTACTTGTAAGTAACTGTAACATGATACTATAAACACGCTATTTTAGACACCATTGTTTCACAGTCACACTTACAGAACAACTTTATTCTCACCAACTAACTGCACATTAAGTCTCCAAAATACAAACTACATGTGatgatggatgtttttttttttttaacacacagtCTCTtggggtgaatctcatgaaaacatttCCGTGTAACATTTTACATACCTCCCACCCCccaaaatatgtataattatattttgcattaagattTTGAACTCATTTTTTTTAACTCTCATTAGATTCACATTACtgtaatttgtgttttttagCCTAAATTTAAAGATAGTTCATTAAATAatactgccatttttttttttattgcattaattagTTGCgagggaaaatgtgtttttcatgaaAAATCTTGATCTTAGTTTTTAGATTGCTTTCATGAGATTCACtcattggggaaaaaaaagttgtctttttatttttatatatatactgtatgctgcTAAACATGATAGGTGCATttgataatttgtttttgtaataatttgagtattttgatttattatgtgATGTGCTCTGTAACTGCTGTATTTCACCTGCCCACTTTTCCCAGTTAGACCAATCAGCCTCAGCCAATCATGTGATCTTTCCATTTGATTGGTGGGAGGGACGGACCAGAACAGACCAATCGTGAATCATCAAGCTCTACAGGGACCAATCGTAATGCCTTATCACAGAAATCAACCAATGGGGtatttttattctgattaagTAGATCCTAAAGACTCTTTTACAGCCCCACCTTGTGTTTCTTTTTATATCTGAATCAGGACATATCAGAACTAAACAGAATGTGTTTCTTCATTAGGCTAATGTCCAGGAGAATTATGTGTACATGTTATTCTTATGCTTGATAAATATTTAACATGCCAGTGGGCTTATAGACACCTTAACAAAATAACATATCTGCTCTGGATcagtattgcattgcattttaaacCTGTGTTTGGTTAATAAAGCTGTACAGAAACTCAAGTGTGAGTTAGATTTTGATTATTCTGTTTTGCAActctcaaatatttatttatttatacatgagCATTGTGGGCATTGTAACTTAAATCAGTCATGCTTTTGCATCCATAtgaaatttttgttatttaaatatattttttaaacctatttaaaaagatgttttaatatatatattttggggcatttttgtataatttttaaaatatatatattttaataatttttaaaagcatttaaaattgtattcatttatttctttcaaTATACAAATTCACTTCCTATATTAGAGATTCAAAAGTTTAaggcttttaaaaatgtttttggaaaagtATTTTCTGTtcccaaaggctgcatttatttgatcataactGTAAATGCACcagtatttatgaaatattattacaatttaaaatagcaaattaagtgaatacataaaatataatttattcctgatgcacagctgtattttcagcatcattcctccagtcttcagtgtcacatgatcttcagaaatcatgaaaatatgctgatttctgattattatcaatgctgaaaacagatgtGGTGACGAATagtttttgtagaaactgtgatgcactttatttttcagggttcactgatgaatagaaaatccacctaatttgaaatataaacattttgtggcATTAAAattgtcttcactgtcacttttgatcaatttaatgcatccttgctgaataaaataatgcatttctcACAAAAAAGTGAGATAAATAGACTGCAATATCAACCGATTCTGTTCCTTTCTTTGACTCATCATGTAACCAGTCTGCCAGAAGCTGCTATATTTATGCACAAAAGTGGATTGCAAGAATGACATCAGTGTTGCATGTGAAGCATTTAACCTCCTGTTATTTGAACAGTTGCATGAGCAATCGCAGTGTTTGATTCCAACTGATTCAAAATATATTGCTATATTACTGCAGCTTGTGTAGCTAGAGAGCATTGTCAAGGATCAAACTCACACACTGTCAGCTAAATGCTCTTTTACTACTGCATTAAAAGCACTGACGCTGCTGTAGAAGAAACATTTGGATGAAGTTTATTCCTTCAGAAGCTCAGCTAAAGTGCTGCGACAGAATTACAGATGTCTGTTAGACAGATAAATGCTGAGAAGTTTATCAGTATGTCTCTTTGTAAAGTACGGCTCAGGATgatggtaagtgtgtgtgtgttaatgctgAGAGCTGTTGTTATAGATTGCTGACCTGAAGAAGGTGGAGTTTCAAGTCTTTTGCGCTCATTTAGGTGTGACACATCTGCTTATTTAGTTTTGCTTAAGCAGCTGAATACCAAAATAATCCAGCGcagttttatatatgaatgtgagTTTGAGTGGGCCATGCCAGGTTATTTTTGTTTCCTGCTGTCTCAGCACCTGTGTGTAGCACCTGCGACTTACACAccgctgtgtatgtgtgtgtgtgtgtatgagagagagaggattTCAGTTTTGTTGACACAAAGACTTTTAACATAAGAGAAGTGTGGTCATTTGTAACTTCAATGTGCCATtgcaaccatatatatatatatatatatatatatatatatatatatatagtattttcaaatatattttaattttttttaaaaagcatttaaaattaatgttgtCCTCCTTATATTTTCAATCCAAGATAATACAgtcgcattttttttttaattgtctataacatataatactttttaaaaatgttattaaaatcaaacattattaaatcattatgacTTTAGTTTTATCTATATAGGCCATTTCATCCATATTTGCATTTATCCAAAATAGGCTACTGATTGgaaattaattttcttaatttcaAAACTTACAACCATTAATGCCaatagtttatatttttgttatcagACTAAAACCAATTTACCATAATGTTACTctcatttcactgtaaaataaaaggtaaaatcgtaataaataaaataacataataaaaaaaataaattaaaaaataaataaatcccattaTATTTTGGATCACGATAACATGGAAATACCATGCTATTTTGAACCTTattataagtaaatatttattaggaTATTTTATAATATccctacattttttatataacaaacaTGAACGTAAAAGTAAATAAGCTATATGCATActtttgcagtatataataatgataataattatttatttgatactACATgaagttatattattattattattatttacattttaatctttaatatacattctctggaaaataaaaacataactacAGCCATAATAAAACCACTCATGTCAAAAGTGGGGaatataatctctctctctctttttattgcTCTATATTAATTAATATCAACATAAGGAGTAGCCTATACCGTGAGAATACAATTTTATATGGTTTGTATCATTTGGTGAAGTTGATGCGTCACATGACACCTGCGCCGACGTCACGCCCGTGTGAGCTGCGGCAGCTCCCGTTAACGGCGCGCGGAACGAGCCCCGGTCAGACACACACTCGCGCGCTGCAGCATCAACAACACACGCCACGCCCGTGATTCCGCTGTCTCCTCAGCACCGGACGGCGCGTGAAGTGATCGAAAGCTGCTCTCACGTGAGAGTCGCGCCCCGCGCGAGTCAGGAACCGACGCGAAGCggacgcacgcacgcacgcagcGAACAACGTGTCTTCATCATCGGCATCTTCACCCTTTGTGACCGACAGCAGCACGACGGGAGATGGAGAGCAAAGACAAGAGCGCCGGTGAGCGACTGACGGCATTTCACGGACAGGGCTCGGTGTGCGCGTGTGTACATGagtgtaaagtgtgtgtgtgtgtgtgtgtgtgtgtgtgtgtgtgtgtgtgtgtagactgcGGTACTCAGGTCTGCTGTCCTGACGGAGTCttgggtggtgtgtgtgtgtgtgtctatatgtgATGCTCATCATATgtctggggtgtgtgtgtgtgtgtgttattcatcATCAGATGTTGTGTTAAAACATCCTGATGCAGCAGAAATGCCTCTCCAATGGGGTTCGGCCAGAGAAGGGTGGACTTCCTTCACACATCACATCCATCACAGTCCTGggcgtgtgtgtttatgtgtgtgtgtgtgtgtgtgcggggcaGTGGGCTGTCGATACATGCAGTTCCTTCACATGTCGAGACACTTGTCTGCATCATACAACATGATTTCCTGATCGTTCTGGTTGTAGCTGTGATTGTTTTCGTCTGTTAACATCAGTCTCTTGATTTCAGCAGAAGTACAGATGGCATGAGATGATGTTCTTCCATGCAATTATCAACATTCAGGACGGGTCGTGTTTTCACTACTGCATTTGAACGTTCAAAAGGAAATGTATGGAGTGTGTAGGAAAATTTCAGATGCGGCCTATGGCTTCACATTACTCTCAGTCTAGTTCCTGCACCTGAGTGTGTGTTGCTGTGTTTTATGGCCCTGTTTCCAGCACTAATACATGTATTTGGGTCAGTCTGAATCTGATGTATGTAGCTTTCCGTATGTGCGGTCAATACGGCGGCCCAAAActcaggtgcatctcaataaattagaatgtcttggaaaagttcatttatttcagtaattcaacaaaattgtgtattagataaattcaatgcacacagattgaagtagtttaagtcgttggttcttttaactgtgatgattttggctcacatttaacaaaatcccaCCAACAAATCAGATTATTGTGACATGGCAATCAGCTAATCcactcaaaacacatgcaaaggtttcctgagccttcaaaatgatctctcagtttggttcactaggctacacaatcatgaggaagactgctgatctgacagttgtccagaagacaatcatttacacccttcacaaggacggtaagccacaaacattcattggcaatgaagctgtctgttcacagagtgctgtatctaagcatgttaacagaaagttgagtggaagggaaaagatgcacaaccaaccgagagaaccgcagccttatgaggattgtcaagcaaactggattcaagaattcgagtgaacttcacaaggaatggactgaggctggggtcaaggcatcaagagccaccacacgaagacgtgtcaaggaattagctgaaccacagacaacatcagaggtgtcttacctgagagaaggagaagaagaactggactgttgcccagtgatcCAAAGTCCTTTGCAGTTTTgggtttcatttggaaaccaagctcctagagtctggaggaaggctggagaagctcatagcccaagttgcttgaagtccagtgtttagtttccacagtctgtgatgatttggggtgcaatgtcttctgctggtgttggtccattgtgttttttggaagccaaagtcactgcacccatttaccaataaatcttggagcacttcatgcttccgtctgctgaccagctttttgaagatgctgatgtcattttccagcaggatttggctcctgtccacactgccaacagcagcaaaagttggttaaatgagcatggtgttggtgtgcaTGACTGGCCAGcgaactcaccagacctgaaccccagagagaatctatgagctattgtcaagaggaaagtgagaaacaagagaccaaacaatgcagatgagctgaagaccactgtgaaagaaacctgggcttcagaccacctcagcagtgccacaaactgatcacctccatgcaaTGCCAAATTGAGgcattaattaaagcaaaagacgcccctaccaagtattgagtacatgtacagtcaatgaacatactttccagaaggtcagcatttcactaaaatgtttttcttacgaagtattctaatttgttgagataatgaattggtgggtttttgttaaatgtgagccaaaatcatcacaattaatagaccaaagacttaaactacttcagtctgtgtgcattgaatttatttaatacacaagtttcccaatttgagttgaattactgaaataaataaacttttccacgatattctaatttattgagatgcacctgtaaagtCTCAAAAAAGGTTCTTCATTGGCGTCTGTGGTTCTGTGAGGAACCTCTGGAAGTTTGGATTGTACAAAAGTCTCTTTATAATTGAAAAGAATCCTTCAATTATAATAACTGTTctttgaaaggttctttggagatCAAAAAATGGTTGTTGCATTCTTAAGAATATTTGTTCATCATGCATGCTAAATATTGCGCAACCAAATGCTGCAGGATTTTCTCTTAACGTTTTGCATTGCCTTATCAAATCACTTAATTTCTGTGGCATTCATTTTTAGTGAATGTATAAAGCAGTTTATGACCAAACCATGCAAGTATGTGAACActattttgttttcaaaagttGCTGTGTTCTATCCACTTTTTAACTTGAAGCAAGCTAACAAGGCTGTTTAtaggcattgatggttccatgaagaacctttaacatccgtgGAAGCTTACCATTTGCATGAAAAAGGCCCTTTATATTGGAAAAAATGTTCTTCACCAAGGAAGCAATGGTTCTCCTACAAACTGATTAATTAAAGCTTCTTTGTGGAGCCCAAAATGGTTCTTACTCTTAAAATTGCAAGTCATTCTCAAAAATGCTTGAATGTCTAGGGCAGGCTATAATTAGATGCAAAATATCAAATGTGCAACCAGATGCTGCAGGATCTTTTCTCAGAGCTAAATGTTTGCATTGACTTTTCAGAATAATTAATTGGTGTGGCAGTGATTTTAAGATGCATGAAACATAAGTGAATGAGCATAAGTTTGTTTTCATGAGTCGCTGTGCTCTCCACCTTAGTTTATTTAATGCTGAGGCAAGCTTCACTCTTAAAAACAGGTGCTTTATTTGCACTGATGGTGCCATGGAGAAACGCTTACATCTAGAagctttccattgcacaaaagtttctttatcatggaaaaatgttcttcaaatatactgaacaaaattataaacgcaacactttttttttccatttttccatGTATACAAAAGACCTGTTtgtctcaaatattgttcacaaatctgtctaaatcagtgttagtgagcacttctctttTGCCGAGACaattcatccacctcacaggtgtgtggcatatcaagatgctgattagacaccATGATTATTGATCAAAAACAAGTGTTGCGTTTATGATTCTGTTCAGTTGCACTAATCCACTCAAGAAAAAAAATGGCTCTTGTAAGAACTGATCACTGCAAGGTTTCGTGGTGGAGCCCAAAATGGTTTTTACTCTCCTGAAATTGCGAGTCATGCTCAAAAATGCTTGAATGTCTATTATTAGAtccaaaatgaatcacatttactatgaaacatttttaaagaaactttatcTGTAACAAAAGCATAAATCCTTAACAGTGCACTGAGAGGGAAGGTCCGATGGCGATTGTATACGTTGATCCATGTGTTTGAAAACTGGAATTTAGTCGGGTGATATAGACTCAGCATCATTTAAGATGAAAGGGTGAATGTTATATTTAGACTTGTTAAATAGATAAATGTCTGGTCCACATCGCAGCTTGTTCTAGCCAAAAACGCCCACTTAGACAGACAGGAAGAGTTCCCAGACTGATGCAACCAGCATCACCACATGAAATCTGATGTTTGATGCACTTAGTACTAACTAAACTAGAAATCCACTATGTCAGACAAACACAAATACTCTGGTTGGTCACTTTACATGTGTGTTCTTGATCCAAATAAGCTCAGAAGTGGACCGGATTTTATCTATTGAGGCTAAGCAAGACAATAATGATCGAAACGGAGGCTTTAGATGGGTGTGTACAGGGTAACAAGCGTGCTGCTGTTCATTTgggtcacttttgataaattgaatgcgTCCTTTAATGAATAAACGtatgcattactgtaaaaaaaaaaaaaaaaaaggttcttgaatggtagtgtatgtaaaaaaaatggcattttagACAGTGTTGGTGCTGTACAGTGGTGATGTGTGTCTGGGTGTTTATGGTGTGTTTGCATGATTCTAGCAGCAGGTGGCGATATacagtgagagagagcgagagagagcgagagagagcgagagagagcgagagagagagagagagagagaggtggtgcaGGTGCATCAGAGACACAcaaagtaaaaatttaattattaattcaaagaaacacattcacatgtttgtgtttttgatttttctGTTGTTAATGAAatcattgatgtgtgtgtgtgttgcttccTGAACTTGGATGGTTGGAAGTGTGTTTAAcctttcactcactctctctcacacacacatctatctGTCTGTTCTTCTTGCACTTTTTATCAGTAGATGCCTTGTGCTCCACTCATATCTGATTAAtttgtgcacatgaatgtgtatTGCATATTGCATGTCACATATGCAAGTGATATTCGTGGGAAAATGCTCTTGATTGCAGTAGTCGGATCAGTTTCTGCGGTTCAGTCTGCTGTCAGATGTGTGACTGTCAGTGGGGTTGCCCAAATCTGCTGCTTAAACTGTGTCAGGTTGCTTCATCTGATCTGCTGACGTTCAGACAGCCGATGCATCATTTAAACCCTTCAGCTGATGAAATGGTACTTGTGTGAGAGATAACCTCACGTATCTTATGAGGTGAATTCTTGAGATGTGCAGAAAGATGTTTCATTGGTTGCTTTGTCACAAGTAGCTCCGCCCATAGTGACATTTCATTGGTCAGAAATCCTCAGCATGATAAACATCAGatatgttctgattggctgcgACTGACACACTGGAGAGAAAATTACTTTTCACTgttgtatcatttcatttatatatatgtatataattttaaagtGATTTATTTTCAGTGTACATATGTGTAATTGGCTACAGAAAGGATGGATCAATGATTTATTGTATTACTAATGGAAAATTAGCTGTAAAAGAAatctgtacactgaaaaaaaaaatggtggagaaacttttttcttactttttatttatttgtgagatTTACTAGAACTTTGTGAGAGAAGATTTTCAAAGTAGATCTTACactgaaaatcacagaaacaatTTCCACTTGGTATATGTCACAAAACCgctataatatttgttttatttacaacttagaaAAAATCCCATAAATATTTCATACATACAAtgactttgtccatttaaaatTATCATCATGACTCatgtcagaatatttttttttgtttgtttgtttttgcattttgaatcaaattttGTGTAGAATTATCTACATTTTCTAGCACTTTCTGGGAGAATCTTTCAAaacaataaatgtcatattttataagAAATCTCTGCTTACTTTTggagacattttatttttgtttttcattttaaag is drawn from Carassius auratus strain Wakin chromosome 40, ASM336829v1, whole genome shotgun sequence and contains these coding sequences:
- the LOC113058801 gene encoding protein MB21D2-like, which codes for MAAPALSSRAGSAGSSPTATPSSTKHIPHSPELDFRSGTRTEELNRLIAEFSKYEQREYDDQRALEIHTAKDFIFSMLGMVQKLDQKLPVANEYLLLSGGVREGVIDMDLDELTVYARGTDYDMDFTLLVPALKLHDRNQPVTLDMRQSALCHSWLSLRLFDEGTINKWKDCCTVVDHVNGATNYFFSPTLVADWFYESISMVLAEIQKKPQRGVPRVEKVERNATIISIILGVGGSRMLYDVVPVVSFKGWPAVAQSWLMENHFWDGKITEEEVISGFYLLPACSSTGQKENEWRLSFARSEVQLKKCISASLMQAYQACKALIIKLLSRPKAISPYHLRSLMLWACDRLPHTYLAQEDYAAHFLLGLIDDLQHCLVNKTCPNYFIPQCNMLEHLSDDTAMLHARKLSSVRSDPAEHLRSAIEHAKAASRLTLELHWRGGSSNLSSPLSDTGADQQPDDRLAKKLQQLVTENPGKSISVFINPDDVTRPHFRIDDKFF